The DNA window atttatttaactttgtccactataaattaattaaattaCACAAAAGTACAAATAGTAGACTGGGACACCATAAACAGCATAACCAATTGAAACGACTCGTATTAGTAGGCCTCTGATAGGATGTAGAATTAGACCTGAGGTTATACCCTGAATCATGTGCAATGCGACGCCTtttaatgataggaaaaagagGATTCTCTGGTTTGATTCTGGAAACGAACCGCTGGCATGCAATATTTCTTCGCTCGTGCAACGTTGGAAGGTTTGCAAGCGTGAGTAAACCCTCATAACTAAGACCTGGGAAAGCAATCTTGAGCGCGTGCCTCTGAACATTCTTCATTGATTATTGGAATTATTAATGAACATTTGGTGGCATTAAGTCCCATTATGActcttttttcataatttttcgGCTCATATTACTTGAAAGAAATGCAGTTAGTTTATGTTACTAAGTTATCattagtgttggtttgagaaaaatacaaactacataggtttccctacaggtctgtttcgtggttgcccactcatcagggaatttaaaatcccctgatgagtgggcaaccacgaaacagacctgtagggaaacctatgtagtttgtatttttctcaaaccaacactatacaccgctctactttcgagtattgagcactctctatgaaagccttcaaccatcattttaagTTATCATTATGTATATATCTTCAGGTGATAGCTGTAGCCGCTGATGTCCGTGACCCAGAGCAAGTCAAGGCCGCAGTTGATGAGTGTGTTGCCAAGAGTGGCCTTCCTGACATTGTTATCAACAATGCTGCCGGCAACTTTATCTCCCCATCCGAGAGACTATCTGCCAATGCCTGGAAGACGATAGTTGATATTGTACTAAATGGCACTGCATATGTGAACTTAGACATTGGCAAAAGACTTATTGAGGCCAACAAAGGTAAAGAAGGAATGTAGCTCAGGCGTGTCGCTAGGAGTGTGAAGGGGGCCTGGTAGAAATGTAGCTCAGGCGTGTCACTAGGTGTGTGCAGGGGGCCTGGGAGGAATGTAGCTCAGGCATGTCGCTAGGTGTGTGAAGGGGGCCTGGGAGGAATGTAGCTCAGGCATGTCGCTAGGTGTGTGAAGGGGGCCTGGGAGGAATGTAGCTCAGGCATGTCACTAGGTGTGTGAAGGGGGCCTGGGAGGAATGTAGCTCAGGCATGTCACTAGGTGTGTGGAGGGGGCCTGGTAGAAATGTAGCTCAGGCATGTCGCAAGGTGTGTGAAGGGGGCCTGGGAGGAATGTAGCTCAGGCGTGTCGCTAGGTGTGTGCAGGGGGCCTAGGAGGAATGTAGCTCAGGCGTGTCGCTAGGTGTGTGCAGGGGGCCTAGGAGGAATGTAGCTCAGGCGTGTCACTAGGTGTGTGCAGGGGGCCTGGGAGGAATGTAGCTCAGGCATGTCGCTAGGTGTGTGCAGGGGGCCTATGCTTTCCCCTCAAGGATCGTTAAAGATCATTTTTCCATGTCTATGACTGTCCATACTACATGCCTGAAGTTGTTTATTTACCCACATTGGCCTGGTGTAAAGATATTTTGATCCTTTACTCCATGATGTCTTCAACCACAAAActttgcttgaaaaaaaatgtctccAACATAAACAGGAAACTATGAGCCCATTTAGCAACTTTTTTGTTCattattttagataatttaatataatgatgataatgagatATTTCCTGCAACAAGAAGTCAATCTAGCCTAGTCTTTGGCATTCACCaggggttgcctgtgtttgTAGATGAATGGGAGGGTCTGGGATGAAATCACTAAGGGAACAGGGAGATTACTTCCTGTGACATCACATTTATCATCAACCACAGGAAGCTCAATCAGAATGCCTGGTTCTAGTCTGTTTGCTACCCATTGTCACAGTAGAATGTATAACTATGTTTGTGACAGGGTTGACTGTGCCATGTTCATTTATAGGAGCAAGTTTTTTAGCCATCACAACTATATATGCCAAGTCAGGCTCTGGATTTGTTCTACCATCAGCTTCAGCTAAGGCTGGCATTGAAGCCATGACTAAGTAAGTACAGTAGAAGTGAGGACCTATGGCATGACCAAGTAAGTACAGTAGAACTTGCCTTAAAGAGAAGGGGTCTTGTGAGGACCTGTTGCATTAAAGCCATGACTAAGTAAGTACAGTAGAATTTGCCTTTAAAAGAAGGGGTCTAGTGAGGACCTATGGCATTAAAGCCATGGCTAAGTAAGTACAGTTATAGAACTTGCAGAACTTGCGTTATAGAGAAGGGGTCTAGTGAGGACCTGTCACATTGAAGCCATGACTAAGTACAGTAGGATCTGCCTTACAGTATAGAGAAGGGGTCTAGTGAGGACCTGTCGCATTAAAGCCATTACTAGGTAAGTACAGTAGAACTTGCCTAAAAGGGGTCAAATGAGGACCTATGACTTTTTGTCCATTATCTGTGACAATAACAGTAAAAGGTAGGCTCTATGTTATACAGTATGATCCTCTGCACAcctaacatatttttttctagctattgtaatgttttctttaaacaAGCCTGATTAGGGCCAAGCTGTCAATTACTGTAAACTTGTACCACAGATGATTGGTGTCCATGTACACTAATTGTTTTCATTATACAGTACTATCTTCATTAAGTAATCATCCTTATAATTGTTCCTTGCACCAATACCTTATAAttaatacattttttatgcACTGAATTAAGCCATGTTTTCAGCCATCCAACATGTAAGtcaaatttattattatatgctCCATGGATATGTTATGACTCACTGGTTTTGAACAGGTCACTGGCTGCTGAGTGGGGACGGTATGGAATGAGGTTCAACGCTATCGCACCTGGACCTATTGAGACCAAGGTAGAATTCTAAGTGAATGAGCCTCTGTCTGGCGCCACTTTGTCACCCTACAGTAGCAAAGAACCAAGTTTGAAATaattaaaagaaatattaaatacAAGTGTGGCTTACAAGGGCTTTTTAAACCATTAGACATTTTACGCTTTTATGCGTTTTGCAATCTTATGGAAATGAGCCTTAAGTGATAATGGAGGTCATATGGAAATCAAATTTCTGAACTACCATCCCAGGGGAGATAAATCTACTTGAAACTTGTGCTTCATTTACCATACATACTTATTCACAagtgttttgtatttttacttCCATCCTAGGGTACTTTTAAGGCATATTTCCCTAGGAACTCTTGTTGTAAAGTacttcacacacacacacatttttGTTAGAGACAACATTTTTAACCCTTTTTGTAAAATGGGTTAAAACATTTAATAATGCCCTGCTAGGTTTGATGCAATGTAATGAAGATTTGATGCAATGTAATAAAGATTTGATTTGTACATTTTAGGGAGCATTCAGTCGACTGGACCCAACAGGAGCATTCAGGTCCCATGCAATAGAAAGGATCCCAACAGGAAGGTTTGGGGAGATCAATGAGATTGCCAACCTTGCTGCGTACCTTGTCAGTGACTACGCTAGCTGGATCTCAGGGGAGGTGAGTGGACATGTGTTAACAGTACCAGCAGTTGCACTCACTTGATCACAAGAAAACAGAGGTGTTGATTAACTACTCCAAAGTATCTCTCAACATGGTGTGCAAATAGTACTAATATTGCTGGGCCAGAATGCTGTCTTTTTTGGCCCGCAATGCTAGTGATGTTAgcattaacaaactgcagcaACAGGTATAACAACATGCACATTAGTATGTTTTTTCCATCGACGGCTAACACATCACCAGCTAAGTAGCAACAGCACAAAAATAACACACTTGCCATCTGCAGTTACAACAAAAATGACAACTACATTGTTGCAACAGCAACAACGTTCACGTTATTAGTTGCAATAACAGCGGACATTCATGCAACAGCTACTACACTAGCAGCTACAGCAACACCACCAGCATCTACtcttacaacaacaacaacttatTAGTAACAGTTTGAGCAGCATCAACATAAGCAACATCATAACATGAGTACATattatcaaaacaacaaaaagaaaaaatcacTTTTGGAAACAACATCGACCATAACCTTGGCATCATTGGCAGTGACAATGATATCATCAGCAGTTACCATGGCATCATCAACAATCGACAGTATTACGTAATATTACTTCCCTTGCTCAATGTTAAAATTCCCAATGTAATTTTCCATCTTAAGGCTGAAATAAATGAAAGGCTGTTGGTTAACATAAGCTCTATTGTAGTTTGTTTCTTGATGTTCCTGAGCATGCATTTACAGTACCCCTTTTTCAATTAAACATTAATACTTTTATGTTGTTAATTCTGAAGATTGTAGTCTTCGATGGTGGGGAGTATCCTTCTCTTGCTGGAGAATTCAATGAATTTAGAAAGGTacatatcattattatttcaaGAATAAAACCCATAACTATAATAGATCGGATCTAGAAGTATAGATATTTAATTGAATATTTTggattaattattatttctattaacTCGTTTTGGGATTTGTAACATGAGCTGGCACCGCTTGCCTGTTGTGCCACCAGAAATGAGTAAACAGGCTGCGATTTATCAATTCTTTTTATTCTCCCCTTGCCACCTCCATTTTGTAGGTATCTatgctttttctttcttccctGCTTGGTCTGATTCTGATTTGAGTAACGGTAGCGCCCATATGCATTCCTGTAGAAAGGAAAATGGTTAAACTGCTTTAGGCCTAACATTCGGCAttccaaccccctccccccccacttATTTCTCGAGAAACTGAGATCGGAGATCGGAGTCTCAGCCGAGAGAGACCTCTCTTTCAAAAGAGAAGCAATAAACAGGTTATTTATCAATTCCTCAATTGTGAACTTTCGTCATTTTCCCACTTTTTCCCATTTTCCCACTTCTCTTTTCAATTTTGATCCTTGAAATCTTTAAATACAATAGGCACACCCAGTTGAGCTTTCCCtctaaataattttttttttaatattattattttcataattGTCATCATAATAATTATCACCATTACTATATACCCTTGTATAAATCCACAGATTCCAAAAGAGCAGTGGGACATGATTGAGGCGATGATTCGGAAGACAAAAGGATCTTAGAAAGCTGCCATTTTTGGCTAACCACGATATTAAGGGTAGTTCAACAAATGCGATGGTGGAGGCATGTTCCTAGTTTGACCCTTAAACTCTTTGTCCAGTTAGTTCTCATCAGAACGCCAGCGCATGCGCAACTCAAGGAGGATTCAGTAGAACAGAAGCACAACTGGTGCattttgtattggtggccacggtagcgcgagTCTCACTATTAATATTTATCCTCACGTCCAGTTTCTCTGTACATTAATAATTGggtgatatattttttaatatttacctagtttgattgactattgtaaaaatattttccatGAAGACATCGTTGCTTGATTTGACATACTTTGGCCTTCGAGAAACACCAAAACATTATAATCAATGTCAAAATGCTTTTGTTATACTGAACCAAAGATTGTTGGGTGCATTTGGCAATTATTTGCTACACATTTCAATACTCATGTAAAAAGTTATATAAGTGTAAAGTGGTGGAGTAACCTGGTTTACGTcatgaaaattaaaataataaatacataTTTCGTATTTCAGCAACTTTCGGTGCTAGTGCTAGTCTTTCGTGCTAGTCTGAATGGCGACTAAAGCAGTGACTCGTTGGACtcgtggtggtgaccaggggaaggttggtggtgaccaggagaggagtggtggtgacaggggaggagtggtggtgacaggggaggagtggtggtggcCAGGGaaggaggagtggtggtgaccagtggaggagtggtggtgaccaggggtggagtggtggtgaccaggggtggagtggtggtgagcagtggaggagtggtggtgaccagtggaggagtggtggtgaccagtggaggagtggtggtgaccaggggaagagtggtggtgaccaggggaagATTGGTGGTGACCagtggaggagtggtggtgaccagtggaggagtggtggtgaccagtggaggagtggtggtgaccaggggtggagtggtggtgaccaggggaggagtggtggtgaccagtggaggagtggtggtgaccaggggtggagtggtggtgaccagtggaggagtggtggtgaccagtggaggagtggtggtgaccagtggaggagtggtggtgaccagtggaggagtggtggtgaccaggggaagATTGGTTGTGACCAggagaggagtggtggtgacaggggaggagtggtggtgacaggggaggagtggtggtgaccaggggaggagtggtggtgaccagtggaggagtggtggtgaccagtggaggagtggtggtgaccagtggaggagtggtggtgaccaggggtggagtggtggtgaccaggggaggagtggtggtgaccagtggaggagtggtggtgaccaggggtggagtggtggtgaccagtggaggagtggtggtgaccagtggaggagtggtggtgaccaggggtggagtggtggtgaccaggggaggagtggtggtgaccagtggaggagtggtggtgaccagtggaggagtggtggtgagcaggggaggagtggtggtgaccagggaaggagtggtggtgaccagtggaggagtggtggtgaccaggggtggagtggtggtgagcaggggaggagtggtggtgaccaggagaggagtggtggtgaccaggggaggagtggtggtgaccagtggaggagtggtggtgaccagtggaggagtggtggtgaccaggggtggagtggtggtgaccaggggaggagtggtggtgaccaggggaggagtggtggtgaccaggggaggagtggtggtgaccaggagaggagtggtggtgaccaggggaggagtggtggtgaccagtggaggagtggtggtgaccagtggaggagtggtggtgaccaggggaggagtggtggtgaccaggggaggagtggtggtgaccaggggaggagtggtggtgaccaggggtggagtggtggtgaccaggggaggagtggtggtgaccaggggtggagtggtggtgaccaggagaggagtggtggtgaccaggggaggagtggtggtgaccagtggaggagtggtggtgaccaggggaggagtggtggtgaccaggggaggagtggtggtgaccaggggaggagtggtggtgaccaggggtggagtggtggtgaccaggggtggagtggtggtgaccaggggaggagtggtggtgaccagtggaggagtggtggtgagcaggggaggagtggtggtgaccagggaaggaggagtggtggtgaccagtggaggagtggtggtgaccaggggtggagtggtggtgagcaggggaggagtggtggtgaccaggggaggagtggtggtgaccaggagaggagtggtggtgaccaggggaggagtggtggtgaccagtggaggagtggtggtgaccagtggaggagtggtggtgaccaggggtggagtggtggtgaccaggggaggagtggtggtgaccaggggaggagtggtggtgaccaggggaggagtggtggtgaccaggggtggagtggtggtgaccaggagaggagtggtggtgaccaggggaggagtggtggtgaccagtggaggagtggtggtgaccagtggaggagtggtggtgaccaggggaggagtggtggtgaccaggggaggagtggtggtgaccaggggtggagtggtggtgaccaggggtggagtggtggtgaccaggggaggagtggtggtgaccaggggtggagtggtggtgaccaggagaggagtggtggtgaccaggggaggagtggtggtgaccagtggaggagtggtggtgaccaggggaggagtggtggtgaccaggggaggagtggtggtgaccaggggaggagtggtggtgaccaggggtggagtggtggtgaccaggggtggagtggtggtgaccaggggaggagtggtggtgaccagtggaggagtggtggtgagcaggggaggagtggtggtgaccagggaaggaggagtggtggtgaccaggggtggagtggtggtgaccaggggtggagtggtggtgaccagggaagGAGGAGTAGTGGTGACCagtggaggagtggtggtgaccaggggtggagtggtggtgaccaggggaggagtggtggtgaccagtggaggagtggtggtgaccaggggtgGAGTGCTGGTGACCAGTGGAGGAGTGCTGGTGACCagtggaggagtggtggtgaccaggggtggagtggtggtgaccaggggaggagtggtggtgaccaggggtggagtggtggtgaccaggggtggagtggtggtgaccaggggaggagtggtggtgaccaggggaggagtggtggtgaccaggggtggagtggtggtgaccaggggtggagtggtggtgaccaggggaggagtggtggtgaccaggggtggagtggtggtgaccaggagaggagtggtggtgaccaggggaggagtggtggtgaccagtggaggagtggtggtgaccaggggaggagtggtggtgaccaggggaggagtggtggtgaccaggggaggagtggtggtgaccagtggaggagtggtggtgaccaggggaggagtggtggtgaccaggggtggagtggtggtgaccaggggtggagtggtggtgaccaggggaggagtggtggtgaccaggggaggagtggtggtggtgaccaggggaggagtggtggtgaccaggagaggagtggtggtgacaggggaggagtggtggtgaccagggaagGAGGAGTAGTGGTGACCagtggaggagtggtggtgaccaggggaggagtggtggtgaccaggggtggagtggtggtgaccaggggaggagtggtggtgaccaggggagggggtgtgttGGGGTTGGATGATTTTGGCGGAGTGGTAACATGGGCgtcttcttttaaaaaatatcataaGTCCCCGTCTTTGAATAATCCTCCGGTAACAAATAAGAAAGGGCGATTCAGGATGCCGGCAAAAGTACGCCGCCTCAAGCACACTCCATTGCGCGCGCAATTTCTTGACGACGTAGGAGGTTGACACAATATCCATGATTCATTGCGCCAAGGCATATTATCAGGCATCGACGTCATGATCATAGTCATGAAGGCGGTAAGAGCAAGATATATTACGCGCAAGTGCTAATGGCTAGGCCGTAGCGTCGTGTTGAGGACGGCATATTTCTCCTTTTACACTTTCCTTATATGGTGCGCACGTGGTCACAGCCCTTGCGCGCGCGCGTGACGTCATGGCCGCTTGCGACGTAATAATGCAAATTACAATATTAGAATAGAAATCAAAGAGACCCAAGCTAGCTTGCAAGCTACAGATCTGCGATGATCTGGATAATTGTAAGCGTACTTTTGGGGACTTTGTTGGGTATTTACCAGTTGTTATTTACCAGTGTTTGGACACTAGCGCAACTGTCTACCAGATGGATGTTCGTTTTCATTTGATACAGACTtcaagtactgaatataaaaATGGCGAGAAGATATAGGCGCTGGTCACTCAGAAAATAGATAAATGTCTGGGCAAATAATATTGGTTAAA is part of the Nematostella vectensis chromosome 13, jaNemVect1.1, whole genome shotgun sequence genome and encodes:
- the LOC5506878 gene encoding 2,4-dienoyl-CoA reductase [(3E)-enoyl-CoA-producing], mitochondrial encodes the protein MAACCGALRSITKTRLRTGLLVPKWLNCHSSSRLLCSAKFFPARNDCMLPKDCFQGKTAFITGGGTGLGKGMTQMLSKLGATVVITSRKLDVLQKTADEISGETGNKVIAVAADVRDPEQVKAAVDECVAKSGLPDIVINNAAGNFISPSERLSANAWKTIVDIVLNGTAYVNLDIGKRLIEANKGASFLAITTIYAKSGSGFVLPSASAKAGIEAMTKSLAAEWGRYGMRFNAIAPGPIETKGAFSRLDPTGAFRSHAIERIPTGRFGEINEIANLAAYLVSDYASWISGEIVVFDGGEYPSLAGEFNEFRKIPKEQWDMIEAMIRKTKGS